A segment of the Streptomyces sp. P9-A2 genome:
CCTTCGTCCTCGCGGCCGTGGCCTTCCGCAAGGCCCTCGGTGCCTTCGGCTGGGTCAAGCGGCACTACGTCTGGGTCATGCGGATCGGCGGCACGATGATGATCGTGACCGGAGTGCTGCTGCTCACCGGCGTGTGGGACAGCCTCGTGATGGAGATGCAGACCTGGTCCAACGGCTTCACGGTGGGGATCTGACGGCGATGAGCACGACATCCGAAACCGGGCCGGGACACACCCCGGCGGGATCCGAGGGCGACGCGGCCGACACCGCCGCCCGGGAACAGGACCGGGATCTGGGCGAGGCCGGCTCGCAGCTGTCCACCGCGCCCAAGGAGGACCTGCCGAACCTGCCCGCCCTGGGCGTCATCGGCTGGGCCCGCTGGTTCTGGCGGCAGCTCACCTCCATGCGGGTCGCGCTGCTGCTGCTCCTGCTGCTGTCGCTCGCCGCGATCCCCGGCTCGCTGATCCCGCAGACCGGTGTCGACGAGGCCCGGGTCGCCGACTTCCGCGAGCGGCACGAGGTCCTCGCGCCGGTCTACGACCAGCTCGGCCTGTTCAACGTCTACAGCTCGGTGTGGTTCTCGGCGATCTACATCCTGCTGTTCATCTCCCTCATCGGCTGCATCGCGCCCCGCACCCTGCAGTTCGTCGGTCAGCTGCGCGGGCGCCCGCCGGGCGCCCCCAAGCGCCTGACCCGGCTGCCCGCGTACACCACCTGGCGCACCGAGGCCGGCCCCGAGCAGGTTCGCGAGGCCGCGCTCGCCCTGCTGCGCAAGCGCCGCTTCCGCGCCCACCTCGCCGGTGACGCCGTCGCCGCCGAGAAGGGCTATCTGCGCGAGGCTGGCAACCTCGCCTTCCACCTCGCCCTGATCGTGATGCTGATCGCCTTCGCCTGGGGCCAGCTGTTCAAGTCCGAGGGCAACAAGCTGATCGTCGAGGGCAACGGCTTCGCCAACACGCTCACGCAGTACGACGACTTCAAGTCCGGCAACCTCTTCGACGTCGCCGACCTGGAGCCGTTCAGCTTCGACGTGAAGTCCTTCACCGGCACCTACGAGCGCAGCGGCCCCAACAAGGGAACGCCGCGCACCTACGAGACCGAGCTCGTCTACACCCAGGGCGCGTACGGCGAGGAGGAGACGACCACCGTCAAGGTGAACGAGCCGCTGGTGATCGGCGACTCCAAGGTCTACCTCGTCAGCCACGGCTACGCGCCCGTGGTCACCGTCCGCGACGGCGACGGCAAGGTCGTCTTCAAGGACGCCGTGCCGCTGCTGCCGCTCGACGCCAACGTCACCTCCTCCGGTGTGGTCAAGGTCCTCGACGGCTACCGCAACGCCGAGGGCAAGAAGGAACAGCTCGGGTTCAACGCCTTCTTCGTGCCCACCTTCGGTGGTTCGGAGAGCGGCACGATGCTCTCCCAGTTCCCGGCCCTCGACTATCCCGTACTCGCCCTGTCCGCCTACCACGGCGACCTGAAGGCCGACTCCGGCATTCCGCAGAGCGTGTACCAGATGGACAAGACCAAGATGAAGGAGTTCAAGGACTCCGACGGCGAGCTGTTCAAGAAGTTGCTGACGCCCGGCGAGACCATGACCCTCCCGGGAGGGGCGGGCTCGGTCACCTTCGAGAAGGACGTCAGGGAGTGGGCCGGCTTCCAGATGGTCCAGGAGCCGGGCGGCGGCTGGGCTCTCGGCGGTGCCCTCGTCGCCATCGCCGGCCTGGCCGGCTCCCTGTTCATCCAGCGGCGCCGGGTGTGGGTGCGCGCGGTCGAGGGCCCCGACGGCGTCACCGTCGTCGAGATGGCCGGGCTCGGCCGCAGCGAGTCCGCCACCGTGCCCGAGGAACTCGGCGACCTCGCCGGAATCCTCTACGACCAGGCCCCGGGCGCCCCGGACCCGGACCCGGAGCTTTCCTCCGATCCACCGGATTCCCCCGAGCCCTCCGAGCCCTCCGAATCCCCCGATCCTCGAGCCGTACCTGCCGAAGGGGCTGAGAAGCCGTGAATCTCGCCGCCGCACCCGATCTGGCCACCGCCACGAGCCTGGCCGCCGCGCAGAACGAGAACCTCGCGGAGATCAGCAACGTCCTGATCTACTCCGCGATGGCGGTCTACACCCTGGCCTTCTTCGCGTACATCGCCGAATGGATCTTCGGCAGCCGCAGCAAGGTCGCCCGCACCGCCGCCGCGCTCACCCCCCGCGGGGAGGCGGCGAGGAAGGCACCCGCCGTCACCGTGAGGCAGGAGGGCGGCACCGCCGTACTGGAGCGGCCGAAGGTCGTCGTACGGGCCGCGGCCGGCGCGCGGGACGTGCCCGACGGGCCGGGAGCACACGGCGGGGACGCGCAGGGCGACCTCTTCGGGCGGATCGCCGTCTCCCTCACCGTGCTCGCCTTCCTGGTCGAGTTCGGTGGAGTGCTCACCCGGGCGCTGTCCGTGCAGCGGGCGCCCTGGGGCAACATGTACGAGTTCAACATCACCTTCACCACGACCGCAGTCGGCGTGTACGTCCTGCTGCTGGCCCTGAAGAAGAACGTGCGCTGGCTCGGCCTGTTCCTGACCACCACGGTCCTCCTCGACCTCGGCCTGGCCGTCACCGTCCTGTACACCGAGAGCGACCAGCTGGTCCCCGCGCTCGACTCGTACTGGCTGTACATCCACGTCTCCACCGCGATCCTGTGCGGCGCGGTCTTCTACGTCGGCGCGGTCGGCACGATCCTGTACCTGTTCAAGGACTCCTACGAGAGCAAGCTCGCGCGCGGCGGCAAGCCGGGCAGCTTCGCCACCTCGGTCCTGGAGCGGCTGCCCGCCGCCGCCTCGCTCGACAAGTTCTCCTACCGCGTCAACGCGGCCGTCTTCCCGCTGTGGACGTTCACGATCATCGCGGGCGCCATCTGGGCCGGCGACGCCTGGGGCCGCTACTGGGGCTGGGACCCCAAGGAGACCTGGTCCTTCATCACCTGGGTCGCCTACGCCTGCTACCTGCACGCCCGCGCCACCGCCGGCTGGAAGGGCCGCAAGGCCGCCTACCTGGCCCTGGCCGCCTTCGGCTGCTGGCTGTTCAACTACTACGGCGTGAACATCTTCGTCTCCGGCAAGCACTCCTACGCCGACGTCGGCATGAGCGCCCTCACCGCCATCGGCTTCTGACGAACCGCGTACCGCGAAGGCCGGTTCCCCTGACCTGAGTCACGGGAACCGGCCTTCGCGGTTCAGTTCCCGATGTCCTCGCTCCACAGCTGTGGATGACGCGCGACGAACTCCCGCATCATCGAGGCGCACTCCGGATCGTCAAGGAGCACGATCCGTACGCCGTGCTCGGCGAGCCAGTCGTGCCCGCCGTGGAAGGTGGCCGCCTCGCCGATCACCACCCGCGGGATGCCGAACTGCCGGACCAGCCCGGAGCAGTACCAGCACGGCGACAGGGTCGTCACCATCGTCGTCCCGCGGTACGAACGCTGCCGCCCCGCCGCCCGGAAGGCGGCCGTCTCCGCGTGCACCGACGGGTCGCCGTCCTGCACGCGGCGGTTGCGGCCCCGGCCGAGCAGGGTTCCGTCCGCTCCGTACAGCGCGGCGCCCACGGGGACGCCGCCCTCGGCGAGACCGGCGCGGGCCTCCGCGACGGCGGTGGCGAGCCAGGCACGGGCCGTTTCCGCATCGATCGACTCCATGACCCCAGTCTCCCCTCGAAGCCGTCCTCGTCCCGGCCGGTGACGGGCCGGCCGGGCGACGGAAGTCAGTCCCCCGCGGGTCCCCCCGCAGAGTCCGCGGCAGGGTCCCCGGCGTGCCCCCCGGCAGAACCCCCGGTGTGGCCCCCGGCAGTGACCGACCCCAGGTAGGCGTGCAGGGCTCCCGCGCCCTCCAGCATCGCCCACGTGCGCGCGGTGAGCGCCTCGCCGCGCGCGACGAGGGCCACCCGCAGCGCCTCGCTGCTGCCCTCCCGGCGCAGCCCGTCCAGCACCGGGCGGATCCGGTCGAACAGGTAGTGGCTGCTCCGCAGGGTGTGGACGAGCCGGGCGTCGCGGACGTCGGCGGGATC
Coding sequences within it:
- the resB gene encoding cytochrome c biogenesis protein ResB translates to MSTTSETGPGHTPAGSEGDAADTAAREQDRDLGEAGSQLSTAPKEDLPNLPALGVIGWARWFWRQLTSMRVALLLLLLLSLAAIPGSLIPQTGVDEARVADFRERHEVLAPVYDQLGLFNVYSSVWFSAIYILLFISLIGCIAPRTLQFVGQLRGRPPGAPKRLTRLPAYTTWRTEAGPEQVREAALALLRKRRFRAHLAGDAVAAEKGYLREAGNLAFHLALIVMLIAFAWGQLFKSEGNKLIVEGNGFANTLTQYDDFKSGNLFDVADLEPFSFDVKSFTGTYERSGPNKGTPRTYETELVYTQGAYGEEETTTVKVNEPLVIGDSKVYLVSHGYAPVVTVRDGDGKVVFKDAVPLLPLDANVTSSGVVKVLDGYRNAEGKKEQLGFNAFFVPTFGGSESGTMLSQFPALDYPVLALSAYHGDLKADSGIPQSVYQMDKTKMKEFKDSDGELFKKLLTPGETMTLPGGAGSVTFEKDVREWAGFQMVQEPGGGWALGGALVAIAGLAGSLFIQRRRVWVRAVEGPDGVTVVEMAGLGRSESATVPEELGDLAGILYDQAPGAPDPDPELSSDPPDSPEPSEPSESPDPRAVPAEGAEKP
- the ccsB gene encoding c-type cytochrome biogenesis protein CcsB; translation: MNLAAAPDLATATSLAAAQNENLAEISNVLIYSAMAVYTLAFFAYIAEWIFGSRSKVARTAAALTPRGEAARKAPAVTVRQEGGTAVLERPKVVVRAAAGARDVPDGPGAHGGDAQGDLFGRIAVSLTVLAFLVEFGGVLTRALSVQRAPWGNMYEFNITFTTTAVGVYVLLLALKKNVRWLGLFLTTTVLLDLGLAVTVLYTESDQLVPALDSYWLYIHVSTAILCGAVFYVGAVGTILYLFKDSYESKLARGGKPGSFATSVLERLPAAASLDKFSYRVNAAVFPLWTFTIIAGAIWAGDAWGRYWGWDPKETWSFITWVAYACYLHARATAGWKGRKAAYLALAAFGCWLFNYYGVNIFVSGKHSYADVGMSALTAIGF
- a CDS encoding nucleoside deaminase is translated as MESIDAETARAWLATAVAEARAGLAEGGVPVGAALYGADGTLLGRGRNRRVQDGDPSVHAETAAFRAAGRQRSYRGTTMVTTLSPCWYCSGLVRQFGIPRVVIGEAATFHGGHDWLAEHGVRIVLLDDPECASMMREFVARHPQLWSEDIGN